The nucleotide window GTACGTGGAACAGGGGGCACTCGGCCAACTGATCGCCGCCGTTCAGCGGGACAACGGGGCGGGCATGCCCCGGGACGATTACAACGACGCGAACGCCGCCCAGGCGTTCGTTCAGCAGTACCTGCCGCTGTACGTGTGCCCGAGCGACCCGAACGCAAATAAGGTGCTGGAGCCGGAGTCCAAGGCGGGCAACGACCCGGCCGGGCGGAAGTTCATGACCGGGTCGTACCGCGGCGTGGCCGGGGTCGGTGACCCGGCCGCGAACTACTACTGGGATTGCCCGAACCCGGGCCTGCCGGCCTCCAACCTGAAGGGGCCGCTCCACGTCCAGAGTCGTGCCCTCGGCCTCAAGGGGGAAACGATCACCGGGATCACCGACGGCACGTCGAACACGCTCATGGTGGGCGAGTACACCACCCGCACCCGCGAGCGCCGGGCCACGTTCTGGGCGCGGGCGTACACGTCGTACAGCATGGGGTCGGCGGTGCCCGGCCAGCCGCGGTGCCTGATCGACGATTACGAACGGTGCCTCGCGATCGGCGGCACCGGCGGCGAGAACCCGTGCAAGCGGGCGTTCGGCAGCCCGCACACCGGGGTCATCAACTTCCTCCAGTGCGACGGCTCGGTTCGCGGCGTGAACACGTCGGTCGACACGAACACCGTGTTCCCCGGCCTGTGCACGATCGCGGGCGGCGAAATCGTTCAGCTCAACTGACGCAACCACCACACTCGCCAGAGGAGGCAACGATGCGTCAGTTGGTGTTCGGCCTGTGCGCGGCCGCGGTGCTCGGCGCCGTCGGGTGCGGGGGCGGCGGCCCGGTGTCGGTGTCCGGGGTGGTCACACTCGACGGCCAGCCCGTGGAAGGCGCGAGCGTGTCCTTCACCCCCGACGCCGGTGACGGCGGCGGGGTGGGCGGCTCCTACGGCAAAACCGACGCCCAGGGCAAGTACGCGCTCAAGACGGTTATCGGGGATCGCGGCGGTGCGGCGCCGGGGAAGCACAAGGTGACCATCAGTCTGTCGAAGCCTGACCCGAAGAACCCAGAGGGGGCCGAGAAGAACCTGATCCCGGCCAAGTACAACACCAAGAGCGATTTGACCTTCGACGTGCCCACGAGCGGCACCGATAAGGCGGACTTCGTGCTGACGAAGTAACGCACACGGCCGGAGACGTGCGAACGAGGCGGCGTGAGTGCCGGGCAACGATGCCCGGCACTCACGCCGCCTCGTTCGTCGCCTGATACGCGATTCGGCCGGCGGTCGATGCAGTTCACGCCCGCGGTGCCTCCAGATCGTTGATCGTCGTCAGTACATCGCGGGCCAGGATTTTCACTCGCACCGTTGCCGCGGGCTCCGGCGTCGGGGACAATGCCGCACACTTCCCCACGGGAGACGCAACATGAAGCTCGGGATGAACCTGCTCCTCTGGACCGGCGAGGTCACCAGCGAGCATTTTCCCCTCTTAGCCAGACTCAAGGCGGCGGGCTTCGATGGAGTCGAGTTGCCGGTGTTTGGCGGCGCCCCTGCGGAGTACAAGCCGATCCGCGCCGAACTCGACCGGCTCGGGCTGAAATGCACCACCGTCACCGTCTTAACGAGGGAAACCAACGCGATCAGCCCCGCCCCCGCGACCCGGCAGAGGGCCGTCGAGTGGCTGAAAACGGTGGTCGAGATCAACCACGTTTTGGGCGCCGAAACCGTGTGCGGGCCGTTCCAC belongs to Gemmata obscuriglobus and includes:
- a CDS encoding DUF1559 domain-containing protein produces the protein MTSLSRSRRGFTLIELLVVIAIIAILIGLLLPAVQKVREAAARMKCQNNLKQIGLACHGYHDVQSALPHGSILDLTQASPTITHRQHSNWAIAILPYVEQGALGQLIAAVQRDNGAGMPRDDYNDANAAQAFVQQYLPLYVCPSDPNANKVLEPESKAGNDPAGRKFMTGSYRGVAGVGDPAANYYWDCPNPGLPASNLKGPLHVQSRALGLKGETITGITDGTSNTLMVGEYTTRTRERRATFWARAYTSYSMGSAVPGQPRCLIDDYERCLAIGGTGGENPCKRAFGSPHTGVINFLQCDGSVRGVNTSVDTNTVFPGLCTIAGGEIVQLN